A DNA window from Haloactinospora alba contains the following coding sequences:
- a CDS encoding helix-turn-helix domain-containing protein gives MTTRQLEPPPTLRFNRRALIRIRRERDVSVRKLARRLGHHHDHHVADWLNGHSEPGLGSIGRLARALDCDWRDLIAWSHEEPPHRRHVAQAEGALP, from the coding sequence ATGACAACCCGCCAACTCGAACCGCCACCCACCTTGAGGTTCAACCGCCGCGCCTTGATCCGGATTCGGCGCGAACGCGACGTGTCGGTGCGGAAGCTGGCCCGCAGACTCGGCCACCACCACGACCACCACGTGGCCGACTGGCTGAACGGCCACAGCGAACCCGGCTTGGGCAGCATCGGGCGGCTGGCGCGCGCGCTGGACTGCGATTGGCGCGACCTGATCGCGTGGTCGCACGAGGAGCCGCCACACCGCCGCCACGTGGCCCAGGCCGAAGGCGCCCTTCCTTAA